The nucleotide sequence AAGGCTTTGCTCTGAGGTCGTATAACCCTTCTTGCGAGCCTCAATGGTTGCACATTCGATGGCATAGGCCTGCAACAATCGTTCGAGTTCCTTGGGGTTCCCCCAACGTCCCTCGAAATTGTCGTAGTTCAGGCGGCCCGAGTCCGTATCAACGACCACCGGATATTGCCAACCGGGCAACTCGATACGCCAACCAATTGCCGAAGCGTTAAATAGCTTAGTCTGCCCGAAGGTTGGAGCAGGCAAACTCAACCGGTTTGCAGCGGACCTGAGTGCGTTCAGGTCGCGAACTTTTGTCTCGATGGTGACAACATGTGACATAGAAACCTCCAATTGGATTAAAGAAATAGACATAGACGGATAGCGACCATCTCTCGTCGATTCATCTCGCAAGTGGCTGTGCCAATTCCCTGTGTAGAAGCAACGGCTAAGCTGGCCCACTTCAAGTATCTTGACGCGTTTTTGGTGAAAATTTAGATGAAGTGAGCATCTAAGCATCACGCCAGTAGCTTTGCGTGTAGCAACACAAAGCTAGAAGGCTTACGACAGGTCGGAAATATTGAAAGAGACCGGACAGTGGATGGTTGAGAAGATAACCCGCCGTCGATCATCGCCAGTGATTTGCAATATGCGAAGCAGTTGCCGCGCAGGCAATAACAAAACGATCGACAAGAGAGCCACGCCTTGTCCTTTTCGTGTTGGAAACCGACGATTAGCTTGTGAAATGCTTTGGTGATAGTATCATGAATCCAGATGCAAAATGCTAAGCATCTCCTCAAGTTATATGACGCGTTTTTGGCTTAAATTTAGACGAATCTGGCTCTCGAAAGCTGCGAGACCCCACACGCAGAACAGGAGAAGTCCTGCTCAGTATTTTGTCATGGTCTGGCACCCTGCACTTACTCATTCGCTAACACTTCTGCTGAGAAAATCAGACCGTCTACGTAGTTGCGGCCGTCGTCGTGGTTGAACCTTGACTCCATTTTCCAGTATTGGCTGATCGAGTTTCCCTGCAACTCGGTCTGAGGCTTGTTGTCGGCGACCATTGTGGCTAGGTCACCCGTTTCCTATGCGAAATTGTCCACGGCCCTTTCGTAGCGGATTTCGCACCAACCGCTGTCACTTGGCAGTAGTTCTTGGTAACGCGATTGTGTAACGCCTCCATAGATGGAGGCAATACGTAAAGCTCCCGCAAAACACCCCGTCAATCCGACCAACTGGTAATCATGATATGTATCTAATGACCCGCTTGCCTGGCCACAGTATTAGGCGCCGACTACCTCTCCCAAGTCGCTGGCATCGCGCAGCCAAGCAACTTGAAACGATTCGGTGCCTCTAACCCCGTGCCGGGGGCTTACACGTCGAGAATTGTCGCTACATTTGTTGCAAGAATCTTTTGCGACCACCCGTGGGCAACGGCAAATGCCCCGACGTAGAAGATCAACGGAATTGCCCCACGGCTCGGGTCAACCAAATTCACCGGATCGCCCGCACAGTACTCGTACAGGTTCGGCCTATCGACCATTCCCAGGGGATCCTTGGTCAGCCAGCGTCCCAGTTTGGGATGATAGACGCGATTGCGAACTAGGTAGAGACCCGTGTCCGAATCATAGTAGTAGCCGCCGAACAGCTGCCGGAAATCGCTTTCGTCGGTCGGCGTGCCGTACGGATCCGGATCGTAGCGGGGTGTCGGTTATATCATTGCGACGCCTACTACTTTACCATCGTCAAGATGGGCTACCGGATTGTGATCCTGAAATTTGAGAAGCGAGGGATTTGTTAATGCATCTGGCAGAACAGAAAAATCTAAAACTGCGTCGGCGGACTGCGGCTCGCGAGTAGCGCTGTCACGGATATCAACACCATTTAGACGGACCCAATTTTGGAAGAACTCCTCGGTCGACGGCTTCTCTGTCCGAGCAGCCTCCCCATACCATTCATGAATGAGCTGGAGAAGTTGCTGCGCAAGTTCATCACGAAACACATTCCAGTGATCCTCGACGGAATGATAGAGTTTTCGTTGAAAAGGAGTCGATCCAAGTTCACTTTCCATTACAAACGCTACGGTAACAGAGCGACCAAGCGGAGCAAAATCAGTTTTTCCGATCCACAGTCCCCGAGGGGGCTTGGGGGGAACTTCAAT is from Blastopirellula marina and encodes:
- a CDS encoding DUF1257 domain-containing protein, which encodes MSHVVTIETKVRDLNALRSAANRLSLPAPTFGQTKLFNASAIGWRIELPGWQYPVVVDTDSGRLNYDNFEGRWGNPKELERLLQAYAIECATIEARKKGYTTSEQSLSDGSDLQPKN